A genomic stretch from Eretmochelys imbricata isolate rEreImb1 chromosome 24, rEreImb1.hap1, whole genome shotgun sequence includes:
- the LOC144279621 gene encoding phospholipase A2 inhibitor and Ly6/PLAUR domain-containing protein-like yields the protein MLPRCSAHCSKHPGTMWVALPLCLLSALLATGSALQCEVCASRELSCSGPLQPCAPSEGTCVTVVAEIRLEGNYFSYTAKSCLEPKNCESGPFSLTYAQNVTMRANIVSCNTDGCNAGAIPVPTVSSVPNGRQCQMVFIVDRFDKQPVGMLACTGAEDHCVEESGILTLGNITVKKAVAGCASPGACMKREGERKYAQGVVKMLSRAECYPAPRAGGGIGQP from the exons atgcttcctcgctgttctgctcactgcagcaagcacccgggcaccatgtgggtggctctgcccctctgcctgctgtccgctctcctggccacag ggagcgctctgcaatgcgaggtgtgtgcgtccagagagctatcgtgctccggccccctgcagccctgcgccccctcggaagggacctgcgtcaccgtcgtggcagagatcaggctgg AGGGAAACTACTTCTCCTACACggctaaatcgtgcctggagcccaagaactgtgagTCCGGtcccttctcgctgacctacgcGCAGAATGTCACCATGCGGGCGAACATCGTGAGCTGTaacaccgacggctgcaacgccggggccatcccag tgccaactgtgagctccgtccccaatGGCCGGCAGTGCCAGATGGTTTTCATAGTGGATCGTTTTGACAAGCAGCCGGTGGGGATGTTGGCCTGCACCGGcgccgaggaccattgtgttgaggaatctgggatattaacactgg GTAACATCACCGTGAAGAAGGCtgtggctggatgtgcctcccctggcgcttgcatgaagagagagggggagaggaaatacgCCCAGGGCGTGGTGAAGATGCTGAGCCGGGCCgagtgctacccagctcccagggccggtggaggcatcgggcagccctga